The DNA window CAGAATGGATATCTGTGAGCATCCATACATGTGTCTGATTTTCGAATACCATCAGGTTTGTTTGTGGCTGTATCTTTGACGCTTTTTCATAAAAGGAAAAGCTATCATCAAAGAGTACTTCCTGTGTACCCACCATGATCAGCACAGGCGGTAGCTGTTTAAATATCAGCTGGCTGGGATCTGCTTCTCTGATACGATCTTGTCCGTAATAACCAGCATATTTTTTCATTTCCTCCTGTGTAAGGATGGGATCTTTCCTGGTATGGTAGGATTCGTTTTCACAACTGAGGTCCAGCCATGCAGAGATCAGCACGATGCCGGCAGGAGTTTTCACATGGTTGTTGTAGATATCGTAAAGGCTGGATAACAGAATACCGCCACCGGCGCTGTCACCTATGAGAAACAGGTTAACATCGGGGTGGGCGGCAGCGATAGCAGTATATACGCTGGTGGCATCATTCCTGCCTTGCGGAAAGGGATGTTCAGGTGCCAATGCATATTCTACAAACAGGATTTTCCGTTTTAACGAAGCGGCGAAATGAGTGATCATGGCTTTGTGCGACTGAAAGGAGCCCAGTGCATAAGACCCGCCATGAAGGAATAAAATAATATCCCGACTGTCGATAGTGGGTGGCGTAAACCAGTAACAGGGAACGTTATCAATTAATTCATTTGTTATGGTGACTGTTTCATTCGGAGGGTATATATTTCCCAGCTGATCGAAGAATTTTCTGGTCTCCTGTATTTGAGGAACAAGTGATGTATCCATGTTATGATTGATAGTTTGGGATATTCCGTGTAAGATAGAAATTTTCAAGAGCAAGCTCGTAATGATACTGGTCATGATTATTTATACAAGGCTTTTAATGCCATGATCAATGTTAGCAGAGAGATGAGTTGCAGCAGGTTTCTGGAGGTAGTCCATGTCAGCCATGTTTTACTTCTTTTCAGGAGTTCGGGAGTGGCGGGTGTATCTGCGGACATCTTAGCAAAAGCGAGTATCTCCCTCACAAAATAGGTGGCGGTAGGTATTGCTACCAGCAGAAAAGAGGCGAGGGTAAAGAGCAGGTAAAGCCGTACTGCCGGTAAGGTCCAGTTGGTGATCAGGGTGGTGATGAAGGATAATAAAAATGAGATCTGTAGTGGTATCCAGAACTTCGATGAGTTTTTGGTTTGTTGGTTGATCAGCCCGAAGGAGTGGGGCGGATTTTCAAACCATTTGGGTATCCGGAACAGTCTTTCATAACTGCCGGCGATGAAGATCAGTGTAGCCACGATGGTGGCTGTCCATAGTGCAATGGTGTTCATAAAACTATTGTTGATATGAAGATGGATTATCCGGCGGTGATGCCACCGTCGATGGCCAGTGCGGCGCCGGTAATAAATGCGGAGGCATCAGTCGCAAGAAAAGTAATCATTGGGATGATGTCTTCCATCGTTGCTATTTTTCCGGTAGGCATGGCTGCTGCTATTTTTTCAAACATGCCTGGCTGGGCCGATACACGCTGTAGCCATTGTTCTGTTTGAATAGCGCCAACTACCAGTGCGTTGATCCGTAGCTGATTTCTGGCCTGTTCCAGTGCGGCTGCTTTGGTGAGGCCGATGATGCCGTGTTTGGCAGCCACGTAGGCGGCTATACCCTGGCCAACGCCTTTTACTCCTGCTATGCTGGCGGTATTGATAATACTGCCGCCGGTTTGTTTCATGGCCTGGATCTCATATTTCAGTGCGTGGAAGGTGCCTGTCAGGTGCAGGTTGACCGTATCAATAAACTGTTCACTGCTCATCTGCTCCAGGGGGCCTGTGTACAGGTTGGCGCCTGCATTGTTAAAGGCCACGTCAATACAGCCGTAAAGGCGGATTGTTTCCGATACCAGCTGTTCCACCTGTTGTTCTATAGTCACATCTGCCTGTATAAAGGTGGCCTCCAGTTTTTCGGCTCTGATGGCGGCTTCCAGCGCTTTGCCCTGTTCGGCGCGTCTGCCGCAGAAAACCACCCTGGCTTGTTGTGCTGCGAAAGCTTTTGCTGTGGCGGCACCCAGTCCTGATGTGCCTCCGGTGATTAATACTACTTTATCTTTCATTATTTATGTGTTAATATAGTTTGTGTTGCAAACTAAAAAAATAAAAAACAACTGCAGCTGTTTCCCGGATGAAAAATCATCCTGTTACAGGTGCAGGTACTTTTTGATGTCTTCCACGTATTTTTCGAAGGCTTTTCTCCCCTTGGGGGTTAGTTTGCAAATAGTATGCGGATAATTGCCCTTGAATGTTTTGATCACTTCTATATATTCTGCCTCACTCAGTTTCTTTATCTGATGGCTCAGGTTTCCCTGTGTTGTTTTTGTCACGTCCATCAGATGTCCGAAATCTGCCTGTTTTAGCTTCACCAGCACAGATATTATGGCCAGCCGCACAGGCGTGTTTAAAACAGGATCTAACTCATTATACATCAGTTCCTGATTATGCGTTTGAATGTTTAAGTAAATAGCCGGGAATAAGGTAGCCGGTAAGTACCGCTATCGCCTGAAGCAGTGGCTGGTATTGGCCGGGTACAAATACGCAGGCTGCTGAAAAAGCAAAGAATAATATCCCTCCAATCATCAGTGGCTTGAAACGTAATACCAGCCCGGACACCAGCGTTCCCACACCTCCTATCAGCAGAGTGTAGGTAAAAGGAGGATATTGTTGTTTCAGATTGATCAGCACACTTAGTATAAAGCCAATGCCCAGTACCAACCAGAGGTTTTTCAGATAAAAGCCCAGGTAGGTTTGGGAAACCTGTTGCCCTGATCTGTAATTAACAAGAGAGACAACAATGCCTATTGTCACAAATACCGGAAACGGGAGAAAGAATAATTTAAAAGAAGTAAAAGACTGCAAAACAAAAAACAGCAGGCTGGCAGCGGCAATCAGCCATCCCCATAAAAGAAACAGATAACTGTGTCCTTTAATATTCTCCTTCGTTTGTGCAATCGCCTCCGTAATAATTTTTAATCCCTGTAAGGGTTCCAGGTTATGCTCCATTGTTTCCATCTGAATGCAGACATTTATGACAAATGTAAATGTAGTTTGTGATACAAACCAAATTATTTTATAAGCGGTTCATAATAGCGGGAAATGCAGTACAAAGATCTTCCTCCATCTATGCCTACCTCCATGCTAATACGAATGTTGTCTATAGATAATCCCAGTCCATACTCTTTGGTATTCTAAAACAAATGTTACACTTAATCCCTTATCTTGAACCCATGAAATACCAGGAAGCAGAAATTGTGCAATTGCTCACCACGGCCTTTCAGGACAAAACTGTGCATAACGCCTATTATGAAGCGGCTCAGGAGAAGGCGTTTAAAAAAGGAGACCTGTTGCTGGAACAGGGACAGATATGTCGTTACAGTTATGAAATCCTGTCTGGCTCAGTGAGGGGATATTACCTGAAAGACGGTCGGGAAGTGACTACTGCCTTTTGTTTTGCGGGCGACCCGGTCTTGTCGCTGGAAAGCGCCACCCGGCAAACACCCAGCCAGGAAACGTTTGAAGTGCTGGAGGACGCTGTGATAGAAGTGGTGTCTATAGAGAAACTGTTACAGTTGCGCCAACGTTTTCCGGTATTTGAAAAAGTATGGACACTAAGTATAGAAGCTTATGCCATCTGGCTGGAAGAGAGACTGGCCAGCCTACAGTTTGCCACCGCTAAAGAGCGGTATGATCAGCTGGTAGACAGATATCCGGAGATCATCCGTAAAGCTCAGCTGCAACACATCGCTTCCTACCTGGGCATTACGCTGGAAACACTCAGCCGGATCAGGGCCCGCTGATTATTTGACATATGTCAAATGCCTTGTGGTAATTACCGGGGAACTTTGCCGCATCGAAAAAATGAATGTTTTTTATGCAGTTATCAGTTCCCGTCATTCCGGCACAAGCCGGCCGCATCGATTCACTGGACGCTATCAGAGGGGTAGCGCTCGGAGGTGTGTTGTTGGTAAACATGGGGCTTTTTTCTTTCCCGGCACTTTATCTCGACCCGTTGCAGTATTGGTCTGGCAACTGGAACAAAGGAGTGGCGCTTTTTATCAGCTTTATCGGAGAAGGAAAATTTGTTTCCATGTTTTCTTTCCTGTTTGGCCTGGGTTTTACACTCTTCCTGCGCAGCGCTGAAAAAAAAGGACTTCCGCCGGTAACCTTGTTTTTACGCCGCCTGCTGGTATTGCTGGGGATAGGGATGATACATGCTCATTTTATCTGGTTCGGAGATGTATTGTGCTTTTACAGTGTGTTTGGGGCCATATTGCTGCTTTTCAGGAATAAGTCTCCGGAATCCTTGCTGAAGTGGGCTTTGGGATTGCTGGTGATACCTGTTGTGTTGTTTGTACTGGCAGGCACTATCATAGGACCTGTTTTTTTTGAAGATGTATCTAATGCAAAAGTGGGGTATACTGCCCTTGATATCTATCGCTCCGGCTCTTTCCGCCAGCTGTGGGCTCAGAATGGAATAGACCTGCTAACCACTCGTATCGGTTATCTGATGGAAGGCCCGGTTATATTTGCCATGTTCCTGCTGGGTGCGTATAGCGGGAAAAGGCAGCTTTTCCGTCATCCGGATGTACACATGACTTTTTTCAGACAAGTACAACTTTGGGGTGCTGTTATCGGATGGCCCGTGGCGGTGGCAACGTTGTTGTATACCCCACCAGGACCTGGTGATGCTATGTTCAACTACCTGCAGGTGGCCAGTACCTATATTGCCGGTCCGGCTATTGGTATCTTTTATATTGCCACCCTGACCCGTCTGCTGCAATCTCCCCGCTGGCAGGAGTGGATGCGTCCCTTTCAGGCTGCCGGCAAAATGGCGGCTACCAATTACCTGATGCAGTCGGTTTGCTGTGTGTCTATCTACTATAGCTTTGGCGGCGGCCTCTATGGCTATGCCGGTCCGGCTACCATTTTCCTGATATGGCTGCTGTTGTTTTCGATACAGCTGGTGATCAGCTCCTGGTGGATGTCTCATTTCCGTTTTGGCCCGGTAGAATGGATATGGCGGAGATTGACCTATGGCAAATGGTATACTGAAAAATAATCAGGCATCCGTTAACTTTATGGTATGCTCACAAACGAAGTCATGTATAAAGCGCTGGTGGATAAAGATCCTGTTTACGAAGGGGCTTTTATTGCAGCGGTGAAAACAACCGGTATATTCTGCAGGCCTACCTGTACCGCCAAAAAACCTAAGCTGGAGAACGTAGAGTTCCTGACAACCATCAAAGAGGCTGTTCAGAAGGGATACCGGCCCTGTAAGGTGTGCAGACCCCTGGAAAAACCGGGAGAAACACCGGCATTCATCAGCGGTATCCTGAAGGAGCTGGAAGCCGATACCGGACTGCGGTTCAGGGATGAAGACCTGGTCAGTAGAGGAATAGAACCCAGCAGGATCAGAAGATGGTTTCTGAAAAATCATGGTATCACTTTTCATGCCTTTCAGCGGATGTCGCGTATTAATGCGGCTTTTAAGAAGATACAGGATGGTGCCACAGTGACCGATGCGGCCTTTGGCAGTGGTTATGAATCCCTGAGTGGTTTTGCGGAGTCCTTTAAGACGCTGATAGGGGTGTCGCCTTCTCATAGCCGCGACAAACGTATCATTCATGTTACGCAGCTGGAGACACCGCTGGGGACCATGTTTGCCGGTGCGGTAGAAGAAGGGGTGTGTTTACTGGAATTCGCTGACCGTAAAATACTGGAGCAGGAGCTGAAAGCGCTGAAGCAACTTTTGAATGCCAATATCATCCCGGGTGATCATCCACATTTTGCCGTACTGCGGCAGGAGTTGGAGGAATATTTTGAGGGAAGAAGAAAAGTGTTTTCGGTACCCTTGCTGATGCCAGGTACGGAGTTTCAACAGGCGGTATGGCAACTGTTGCAGACAGTGGCTTATGGAGAAGTCCGGACCTATAAAAAGCAGGCGACCATCCTGCAGCGCCCGGATGCAGTACGGGCTGTAGCCCATGCCAACGGTATGAACCGTATTTCCATCCTGGTACCCTGCCACCGCATTATCTCAGAAGATGGCAGCCTGACGGGCTATGGCGGCGGTATCTGGCGCAAGCAGTGGCTGCTGGACCTGGAAAAAAAATATCTTCATGGGTGATAATCCGTTGATTCCGGTATGAATAGCTGAAAAAACCTTGTTTTAATGAACACAACAGCCGACGGTATTTTAGTAGAGCAGTTGAAAGCCGGTGACAGGGCCGCTTCAGCTGCCTTATATCAACAGTATTTTCCAATGGTGGCCATATATGTGCAGCAAAACAGCGGTAATCAGGCAGATGCCGAAGATATCTTCCAGGAGACCTTACTGGTATTGCTGCAGCAAATTCAAAAGCCTGGGTTTGTGTTATCATCTTCCCTGAAAACGTTTGTATACGCCATCGCCAGAAACCTGTGGTGCAAGCGGCTCAGAGACAATCGTGTGTTTTTGCCGGGAGATGATGCCATCCCTGAAGAATCCTGTACAGCGGAACTTTTCCCCGAGAAGCCTGCTACAGACAATATTAATGGTTGGTTGGACCGTATCACCTACAACTGTAAACGTATACTGAAAGCCCTCTTTTTTTATCAGCAGCCGATGGCACTGCTGGCACGCAGGATGGGCTGGAAGAACAAACATACGGCAGACAACCAGAAATATAAATGCCTGCAGCAGCTGAGAAAAGTTGCAACCCAACGGTAAATGGCTGTCCCGGAGCTGTATCCTATAGTGGTTCTTGAATTCCGGATATTGTCTAAGCAGCTTCGGGACAGCCATGTCCGTTCGTTTATTTGATTTCCGTTCCGGCGGAAAACAACTTCATGGTCAGCAGCCCATAGCCCAGTGTAGCACCCGACCGTACTGCGGCTGCGATCATAATCACTTCGGCCATTTCTT is part of the Chitinophaga flava genome and encodes:
- a CDS encoding alpha/beta hydrolase fold domain-containing protein, producing MDTSLVPQIQETRKFFDQLGNIYPPNETVTITNELIDNVPCYWFTPPTIDSRDIILFLHGGSYALGSFQSHKAMITHFAASLKRKILFVEYALAPEHPFPQGRNDATSVYTAIAAAHPDVNLFLIGDSAGGGILLSSLYDIYNNHVKTPAGIVLISAWLDLSCENESYHTRKDPILTQEEMKKYAGYYGQDRIREADPSQLIFKQLPPVLIMVGTQEVLFDDSFSFYEKASKIQPQTNLMVFENQTHVWMLTDIHSVAAINALENIKIFVEK
- a CDS encoding SDR family NAD(P)-dependent oxidoreductase, which codes for MKDKVVLITGGTSGLGAATAKAFAAQQARVVFCGRRAEQGKALEAAIRAEKLEATFIQADVTIEQQVEQLVSETIRLYGCIDVAFNNAGANLYTGPLEQMSSEQFIDTVNLHLTGTFHALKYEIQAMKQTGGSIINTASIAGVKGVGQGIAAYVAAKHGIIGLTKAAALEQARNQLRINALVVGAIQTEQWLQRVSAQPGMFEKIAAAMPTGKIATMEDIIPMITFLATDASAFITGAALAIDGGITAG
- a CDS encoding winged helix-turn-helix domain-containing protein, whose translation is MYNELDPVLNTPVRLAIISVLVKLKQADFGHLMDVTKTTQGNLSHQIKKLSEAEYIEVIKTFKGNYPHTICKLTPKGRKAFEKYVEDIKKYLHL
- a CDS encoding Crp/Fnr family transcriptional regulator, whose product is MLHLIPYLEPMKYQEAEIVQLLTTAFQDKTVHNAYYEAAQEKAFKKGDLLLEQGQICRYSYEILSGSVRGYYLKDGREVTTAFCFAGDPVLSLESATRQTPSQETFEVLEDAVIEVVSIEKLLQLRQRFPVFEKVWTLSIEAYAIWLEERLASLQFATAKERYDQLVDRYPEIIRKAQLQHIASYLGITLETLSRIRAR
- a CDS encoding DUF418 domain-containing protein — its product is MQLSVPVIPAQAGRIDSLDAIRGVALGGVLLVNMGLFSFPALYLDPLQYWSGNWNKGVALFISFIGEGKFVSMFSFLFGLGFTLFLRSAEKKGLPPVTLFLRRLLVLLGIGMIHAHFIWFGDVLCFYSVFGAILLLFRNKSPESLLKWALGLLVIPVVLFVLAGTIIGPVFFEDVSNAKVGYTALDIYRSGSFRQLWAQNGIDLLTTRIGYLMEGPVIFAMFLLGAYSGKRQLFRHPDVHMTFFRQVQLWGAVIGWPVAVATLLYTPPGPGDAMFNYLQVASTYIAGPAIGIFYIATLTRLLQSPRWQEWMRPFQAAGKMAATNYLMQSVCCVSIYYSFGGGLYGYAGPATIFLIWLLLFSIQLVISSWWMSHFRFGPVEWIWRRLTYGKWYTEK
- a CDS encoding bifunctional transcriptional activator/DNA repair enzyme AdaA produces the protein MLTNEVMYKALVDKDPVYEGAFIAAVKTTGIFCRPTCTAKKPKLENVEFLTTIKEAVQKGYRPCKVCRPLEKPGETPAFISGILKELEADTGLRFRDEDLVSRGIEPSRIRRWFLKNHGITFHAFQRMSRINAAFKKIQDGATVTDAAFGSGYESLSGFAESFKTLIGVSPSHSRDKRIIHVTQLETPLGTMFAGAVEEGVCLLEFADRKILEQELKALKQLLNANIIPGDHPHFAVLRQELEEYFEGRRKVFSVPLLMPGTEFQQAVWQLLQTVAYGEVRTYKKQATILQRPDAVRAVAHANGMNRISILVPCHRIISEDGSLTGYGGGIWRKQWLLDLEKKYLHG
- a CDS encoding RNA polymerase sigma factor, giving the protein MNTTADGILVEQLKAGDRAASAALYQQYFPMVAIYVQQNSGNQADAEDIFQETLLVLLQQIQKPGFVLSSSLKTFVYAIARNLWCKRLRDNRVFLPGDDAIPEESCTAELFPEKPATDNINGWLDRITYNCKRILKALFFYQQPMALLARRMGWKNKHTADNQKYKCLQQLRKVATQR